One window from the genome of Hemitrygon akajei chromosome 4, sHemAka1.3, whole genome shotgun sequence encodes:
- the LOC140726342 gene encoding uncharacterized protein isoform X2: protein MSSRAYTFTKFKCHLSRHMDRMVQRDMGQTQTNRTSSPGHLGPIRSKGLFPCCKNLWLCTLLSDFFQEEDLRELASHLVDAENGKASLENQVSDLHTQLFQTKCESYGLKKQRLESELQLTANQNINESLLWEITRLKQSLQALEQQIVNLQSEKTTLSFQLKTLESEQQQLSNEKKLLVETLKGMKCHRCSDSLLLNQFDGRVSAIDLHNMPSKSCPQCKFLPTKEESTKDNVYFNDWEQMGDVKEEVSTVSNSTKATGTELQRTDMETEQQLGNILIFNQDQQENGKAWKDLRYSGEGLQQPNTDPVNTRNNINLKVEELLEKIEDFTKLNLKMENDIDQILCKLRMQTAEAKGLELSNERNRKQLLHLLSKNIDLRHENQIKANQLTVLIIELHHSRKAYQTLSQSTNCPEDILSAEWINRLRLIKNTVKKIKTQQLKLNLLKKENEELMEKSELESLRNMDAKLRALNASTRAKIQKICDLTPL, encoded by the exons ATGAGCAGTCGAGCCTATACCTTCACAAAATTTAAATGCCACTTGAGTAGGCACATGGATAGaatggttcagagggatatgggccaaacacagacaAATAGGACTAGCTCACCTGGGCATCTTGGACCAATTAGGTCAAAGGGCTTATTTCCCTGCTGCAAAAATCTTTGGCTCTGTACCTTGCTCTCTGATTTTTTCCAGGAGGAGGACCTCCGTGAACTGGCATCTCACCTTGTGGATGCTGAGAATGGGAAAGCATCATTGGAGAACCAAGTGTCAGATCTACACACTCAACTATTCCAAACTAAATGTGAGAGCTATGGTCTGAAGAAACAACGCCTGGAGTCAGAACTACAATTAACCGCAAATCAAAAT ATAAATGAAAGCCTTTTGTGGGAGATAACAAGACTGAAACAAAGCTTGCAGGCTTTGGAACAACAAATTGTAAACCTGCAGAGTGAAAAGACAACTTTATCCTTTCAGCTGAAGACACTAGAATCTGAACAGCAGCAGTTATCTAATGAGAAAAAGCTGTTGGTGGAAACACTGAAAGgaatgaagtgtcacagatgcagTGACTCCTTGTTACTGAATCAATTTGATGGCAG GGTGTCAGCAATAGACCTCCACAATATGCCCTCCAAATCATGTCCTCAGTGTAAATTTCTTCCAACAAAAGAAGAATCAACTAAGGATAATGTGTACTTTAATGATTGGGAACAAATGGGAGATGTTAAGGAGGAGGTGAGCACAGTCAGTAACTCCACCAAGGCCACTGGAACAGAGCTGCAGAGGACTGACATGGAAACAGAGCAGCAGTTGGGG AATATCTTAATTTTCAATCAAGATCAGCAAGAAAATGGGAAAGCATGGAAAGATTTGAGATATTCAGGGGAAGG GTTACAGCAACCAAATACAGATCCGGTCAACACTCGGAACAACATAAACCTGAAAGTTGAAGAACTTTTGGAAAAAATAGAAG ATTTTACGAAGCTAAATCTGAAAATGGAGAATGATATAGACCAGATATTGTGCAAGTTGAGAATGCAGACAGCTGAAGCAAAG GGCCTTGAACTATCCAATGAACGGAACAGAAAGCAACTTCTACACCTTCTGAGCAAAAACATTGACCTCAGGCATGAGAACCAGATAAAGGCCAACCAG CTCACAGTCCTGATCATTGAACTTCACCACTCTAGAAAAGCTTATCAAACACTTTCACAAAGCACAAATTGCCCTGAAGACATCTTATCAGCTGAATGGATAAACCGTCTGCGATTAATTAAG AACActgttaaaaaaattaaaacccaGCAGCTGAAACTAAACCTCTTGAAAAAGGAAAATGAGGAGTTAATGGAAAAGTCTGAGTTGGAATCACTGCGAAATATGGATGCAAAATTACGAGCATTAAATGCGAGCACTCGAGCCAAGATACAAAAG ATCTGTGATCTAACTCCACTCTAA
- the LOC140726342 gene encoding uncharacterized protein isoform X1: MSSRAYTFTKFKCHLSRHMDRMVQRDMGQTQTNRTSSPGHLGPIRSKGLFPCCKNLWLCTLLSDFFQEEDLRELASHLVDAENGKASLENQVSDLHTQLFQTKCESYGLKKQRLESELQLTANQNINESLLWEITRLKQSLQALEQQIVNLQSEKTTLSFQLKTLESEQQQLSNEKKLLVETLKGMKCHRCSDSLLLNQFDGRVSAIDLHNMPSKSCPQCKFLPTKEESTKDNVYFNDWEQMGDVKEEVSTVSNSTKATGTELQRTDMETEQQLGNILIFNQDQQENGKAWKDLRYSGEGLQQPNTDPVNTRNNINLKVEELLEKIEDFTKLNLKMENDIDQILCKLRMQTAEAKGLELSNERNRKQLLHLLSKNIDLRHENQIKANQLTVLIIELHHSRKAYQTLSQSTNCPEDILSAEWINRLRLIKNTVKKIKTQQLKLNLLKKENEELMEKSELESLRNMDAKLRALNASTRAKIQKGHCKLRI, from the exons ATGAGCAGTCGAGCCTATACCTTCACAAAATTTAAATGCCACTTGAGTAGGCACATGGATAGaatggttcagagggatatgggccaaacacagacaAATAGGACTAGCTCACCTGGGCATCTTGGACCAATTAGGTCAAAGGGCTTATTTCCCTGCTGCAAAAATCTTTGGCTCTGTACCTTGCTCTCTGATTTTTTCCAGGAGGAGGACCTCCGTGAACTGGCATCTCACCTTGTGGATGCTGAGAATGGGAAAGCATCATTGGAGAACCAAGTGTCAGATCTACACACTCAACTATTCCAAACTAAATGTGAGAGCTATGGTCTGAAGAAACAACGCCTGGAGTCAGAACTACAATTAACCGCAAATCAAAAT ATAAATGAAAGCCTTTTGTGGGAGATAACAAGACTGAAACAAAGCTTGCAGGCTTTGGAACAACAAATTGTAAACCTGCAGAGTGAAAAGACAACTTTATCCTTTCAGCTGAAGACACTAGAATCTGAACAGCAGCAGTTATCTAATGAGAAAAAGCTGTTGGTGGAAACACTGAAAGgaatgaagtgtcacagatgcagTGACTCCTTGTTACTGAATCAATTTGATGGCAG GGTGTCAGCAATAGACCTCCACAATATGCCCTCCAAATCATGTCCTCAGTGTAAATTTCTTCCAACAAAAGAAGAATCAACTAAGGATAATGTGTACTTTAATGATTGGGAACAAATGGGAGATGTTAAGGAGGAGGTGAGCACAGTCAGTAACTCCACCAAGGCCACTGGAACAGAGCTGCAGAGGACTGACATGGAAACAGAGCAGCAGTTGGGG AATATCTTAATTTTCAATCAAGATCAGCAAGAAAATGGGAAAGCATGGAAAGATTTGAGATATTCAGGGGAAGG GTTACAGCAACCAAATACAGATCCGGTCAACACTCGGAACAACATAAACCTGAAAGTTGAAGAACTTTTGGAAAAAATAGAAG ATTTTACGAAGCTAAATCTGAAAATGGAGAATGATATAGACCAGATATTGTGCAAGTTGAGAATGCAGACAGCTGAAGCAAAG GGCCTTGAACTATCCAATGAACGGAACAGAAAGCAACTTCTACACCTTCTGAGCAAAAACATTGACCTCAGGCATGAGAACCAGATAAAGGCCAACCAG CTCACAGTCCTGATCATTGAACTTCACCACTCTAGAAAAGCTTATCAAACACTTTCACAAAGCACAAATTGCCCTGAAGACATCTTATCAGCTGAATGGATAAACCGTCTGCGATTAATTAAG AACActgttaaaaaaattaaaacccaGCAGCTGAAACTAAACCTCTTGAAAAAGGAAAATGAGGAGTTAATGGAAAAGTCTGAGTTGGAATCACTGCGAAATATGGATGCAAAATTACGAGCATTAAATGCGAGCACTCGAGCCAAGATACAAAAG GGCCACTGTAAACTTAGGATTTGA
- the LOC140726342 gene encoding uncharacterized protein isoform X3: MKVEIQPVTHMQEEDLRELASHLVDAENGKASLENQVSDLHTQLFQTKCESYGLKKQRLESELQLTANQNINESLLWEITRLKQSLQALEQQIVNLQSEKTTLSFQLKTLESEQQQLSNEKKLLVETLKGMKCHRCSDSLLLNQFDGRVSAIDLHNMPSKSCPQCKFLPTKEESTKDNVYFNDWEQMGDVKEEVSTVSNSTKATGTELQRTDMETEQQLGNILIFNQDQQENGKAWKDLRYSGEGLQQPNTDPVNTRNNINLKVEELLEKIEDFTKLNLKMENDIDQILCKLRMQTAEAKGLELSNERNRKQLLHLLSKNIDLRHENQIKANQLTVLIIELHHSRKAYQTLSQSTNCPEDILSAEWINRLRLIKNTVKKIKTQQLKLNLLKKENEELMEKSELESLRNMDAKLRALNASTRAKIQKGHCKLRI, from the exons ATGAAGGTGGAGATCCAGCCAGTAACACACATGCAA GAGGAGGACCTCCGTGAACTGGCATCTCACCTTGTGGATGCTGAGAATGGGAAAGCATCATTGGAGAACCAAGTGTCAGATCTACACACTCAACTATTCCAAACTAAATGTGAGAGCTATGGTCTGAAGAAACAACGCCTGGAGTCAGAACTACAATTAACCGCAAATCAAAAT ATAAATGAAAGCCTTTTGTGGGAGATAACAAGACTGAAACAAAGCTTGCAGGCTTTGGAACAACAAATTGTAAACCTGCAGAGTGAAAAGACAACTTTATCCTTTCAGCTGAAGACACTAGAATCTGAACAGCAGCAGTTATCTAATGAGAAAAAGCTGTTGGTGGAAACACTGAAAGgaatgaagtgtcacagatgcagTGACTCCTTGTTACTGAATCAATTTGATGGCAG GGTGTCAGCAATAGACCTCCACAATATGCCCTCCAAATCATGTCCTCAGTGTAAATTTCTTCCAACAAAAGAAGAATCAACTAAGGATAATGTGTACTTTAATGATTGGGAACAAATGGGAGATGTTAAGGAGGAGGTGAGCACAGTCAGTAACTCCACCAAGGCCACTGGAACAGAGCTGCAGAGGACTGACATGGAAACAGAGCAGCAGTTGGGG AATATCTTAATTTTCAATCAAGATCAGCAAGAAAATGGGAAAGCATGGAAAGATTTGAGATATTCAGGGGAAGG GTTACAGCAACCAAATACAGATCCGGTCAACACTCGGAACAACATAAACCTGAAAGTTGAAGAACTTTTGGAAAAAATAGAAG ATTTTACGAAGCTAAATCTGAAAATGGAGAATGATATAGACCAGATATTGTGCAAGTTGAGAATGCAGACAGCTGAAGCAAAG GGCCTTGAACTATCCAATGAACGGAACAGAAAGCAACTTCTACACCTTCTGAGCAAAAACATTGACCTCAGGCATGAGAACCAGATAAAGGCCAACCAG CTCACAGTCCTGATCATTGAACTTCACCACTCTAGAAAAGCTTATCAAACACTTTCACAAAGCACAAATTGCCCTGAAGACATCTTATCAGCTGAATGGATAAACCGTCTGCGATTAATTAAG AACActgttaaaaaaattaaaacccaGCAGCTGAAACTAAACCTCTTGAAAAAGGAAAATGAGGAGTTAATGGAAAAGTCTGAGTTGGAATCACTGCGAAATATGGATGCAAAATTACGAGCATTAAATGCGAGCACTCGAGCCAAGATACAAAAG GGCCACTGTAAACTTAGGATTTGA